In one window of Maribacter sp. BPC-D8 DNA:
- a CDS encoding GLPGLI family protein — protein MKRFNWFIAFAIVFMGVTIQAQDFQGKAVYQSKTQVNFDFGNRNIPEDRKKAMMERIKKANEKSFVLTFDKAASFYKEEEKLEQPGERGGGRGPRFGGMAGTDGDLYKDIKDQRYLTKNELLGKIFLIDDELEALAWKMGSESKKIGNYTAFKATATKTIKRPNMSAIFRRPGRGEENKEEENKEDEFTIKEVEIVAWYTPEIPINQGPGLYWGLPGLILAVNDDITTIVCSEITMNPSEKMEIKAPSKGKKVTQAEYDEISQEKMKEMRENFGNRGGRGGGRPN, from the coding sequence ATGAAAAGATTTAATTGGTTTATAGCATTTGCAATTGTTTTTATGGGCGTGACCATACAAGCACAAGATTTTCAAGGTAAAGCAGTATACCAGAGTAAAACTCAGGTAAACTTTGATTTTGGGAATAGAAATATACCAGAAGATAGAAAGAAAGCTATGATGGAGCGTATAAAAAAGGCTAATGAAAAATCTTTTGTGCTCACTTTTGATAAAGCAGCATCTTTTTATAAGGAGGAAGAAAAACTGGAACAACCAGGTGAAAGAGGTGGCGGTCGTGGTCCACGTTTTGGTGGAATGGCTGGTACTGATGGCGATTTATATAAGGATATAAAAGATCAGCGGTATTTGACAAAGAATGAATTGCTAGGTAAAATTTTCTTGATCGATGATGAATTAGAAGCCTTAGCGTGGAAAATGGGTAGCGAATCTAAGAAAATAGGTAATTATACTGCTTTTAAGGCAACAGCTACAAAGACTATTAAACGACCAAATATGAGTGCTATTTTCAGAAGACCGGGTAGGGGTGAGGAAAATAAAGAAGAGGAGAATAAAGAAGACGAATTCACTATTAAAGAAGTGGAGATAGTAGCATGGTATACACCTGAAATTCCAATAAATCAAGGTCCAGGATTGTATTGGGGACTACCAGGTTTAATACTCGCTGTAAACGATGATATTACAACTATTGTTTGTTCTGAAATTACGATGAACCCGTCAGAGAAAATGGAAATAAAAGCACCAAGTAAAGGCAAGAAAGTAACGCAGGCAGAATATGATGAAATCTCTCAAGAGAAGATGAAAGAAATGCGTGAAAATTTTGGAAACCGTGGCGGTCGTGGTGGCGGTAGACCAAACTAA
- a CDS encoding TonB-dependent receptor: MKNKVLFALLLLVVTIGSAQEISLSGTVKDSLGVGVDMANVIAINTATQGLESYGITNHAGLFKLKLKTGEQYTVKVTYLGFKPESFTFTAGEQDAVKDIVMQEQAAQLDEVDVTYEMPVSVKGDTIVYDTDAFVSGTEKKLKDVLENLPGIEINDDGQIEVEGKTVSKIMVEGKDFFDGDTKLAVENIPANALSKVEVLRNFNEVSQMKGLTNDDDNVALNIRLKEGKKNFWFGEITAGYGPDDRYLAHPKLFYYSPKYSINIITDLNNIGEVPFTRSDYRNFTGGFRNLNSRGGSSISTGADALGLSSAQNNRANDIDTKFAAANFSYAPMEGLDLSGFGIYSYTGTLMKSEGTTSYIASNDIESTTTNTDQTVHLGLAKLSAKYKPNEDFQLDFDALLKQSDDNEAVDVLSISSITDQIAEVKKQKPLSVNQNLNIYYTLNEKNIFAVEAQYLYTDEDPFYEAIRNEFAFVDIFPVDENQDVYNINQAKTVVTNKVDAKVDYYRVLGSKSNINLTLGTTQSNQNFNSNIFQILNNESVLNMSGDEFGNEVGFHVSDIYTGLHYKVISGIFTFNPGVTLHQFNVKNEQLGTVVEDNLTSLLPDLYINAQLKKSENLRFNYRVTRSFTDVSNFAQGYVLNNYNSLYSGNRDLESALNHNVSLNFFSFNMFNFTNIFANVAYTKRIDALKSGVNIIGINRVSSTINSNFDDESLTASGKYERTFGKIKASIQGNLGWSTTNNLVDNAQRTSNSLTQNYNAALSTNFKDAPNLELGYRYTVNNYENGDLETTFYTSRPYARFDASFLKNFIFTVDYDYYNYSDGADTISNTYSFLESDLTYQKKDSRWEYGVKGTNLLNTTTLNKDSTNELFFSTQAYFVQPRYPLLSVKYDL; the protein is encoded by the coding sequence ATGAAAAATAAAGTGCTTTTTGCCCTATTACTACTAGTGGTAACTATTGGTTCGGCTCAAGAAATATCGTTATCAGGTACCGTAAAAGACAGCTTAGGCGTTGGTGTGGATATGGCAAATGTTATTGCTATAAATACTGCAACACAAGGATTAGAATCTTACGGAATTACCAATCATGCGGGACTCTTTAAACTGAAATTGAAAACAGGGGAGCAGTATACGGTAAAAGTGACTTACCTCGGTTTTAAACCAGAATCGTTCACATTTACTGCCGGCGAGCAAGATGCCGTAAAAGATATTGTAATGCAAGAGCAAGCGGCACAATTAGATGAGGTAGATGTTACCTATGAAATGCCGGTTTCGGTAAAGGGTGATACCATAGTGTATGATACAGATGCCTTTGTTTCTGGTACAGAGAAGAAGTTGAAAGACGTTTTAGAAAACCTTCCGGGTATTGAGATAAACGATGATGGTCAAATAGAAGTAGAGGGTAAGACCGTGAGTAAGATCATGGTAGAAGGTAAAGATTTTTTCGATGGCGATACGAAGTTGGCGGTAGAGAATATCCCGGCGAATGCCTTAAGTAAAGTTGAGGTGTTGCGTAATTTTAATGAAGTTTCCCAAATGAAAGGATTGACTAATGACGATGACAATGTAGCATTGAACATTAGGTTGAAAGAGGGGAAAAAGAACTTTTGGTTTGGAGAAATAACGGCAGGTTATGGTCCTGATGATAGGTATCTAGCGCACCCAAAGTTATTTTATTACAGTCCTAAATACAGCATAAATATCATCACCGATTTAAATAATATTGGTGAAGTACCTTTTACCCGTAGCGATTATAGAAACTTTACAGGCGGATTCAGAAATTTGAATTCCAGGGGAGGTAGTTCCATTTCTACAGGTGCAGATGCATTAGGGCTTTCTTCGGCACAGAATAATAGGGCAAATGATATTGACACCAAATTTGCAGCGGCTAATTTTAGTTATGCTCCCATGGAAGGGTTGGATTTAAGCGGATTCGGTATTTATTCATACACAGGTACATTGATGAAATCTGAAGGAACCACATCATATATTGCCAGTAATGATATAGAGAGCACAACCACGAATACAGATCAGACCGTACATTTAGGTTTGGCAAAATTGAGTGCCAAATACAAACCTAATGAAGATTTTCAGTTAGATTTTGATGCACTGCTAAAACAATCTGATGATAATGAAGCGGTAGATGTACTTTCTATTTCTTCTATTACCGATCAAATAGCAGAGGTAAAAAAGCAGAAACCCTTATCAGTAAATCAGAATTTAAATATCTACTACACCTTAAACGAGAAGAACATTTTTGCGGTAGAAGCCCAATATTTATATACTGATGAAGATCCTTTTTATGAAGCAATACGAAACGAATTTGCTTTTGTAGATATTTTCCCTGTAGATGAAAATCAAGATGTATATAATATCAATCAGGCTAAAACAGTAGTAACGAATAAGGTCGATGCTAAAGTAGATTATTATAGAGTGTTGGGTAGCAAAAGCAATATCAATTTAACCTTGGGTACCACACAGAGCAATCAGAATTTTAATTCAAACATATTTCAGATTTTAAATAATGAGTCTGTTTTAAATATGAGCGGCGATGAGTTTGGTAATGAAGTAGGTTTTCATGTTTCAGATATATATACAGGCTTACATTATAAGGTTATTTCGGGCATCTTCACTTTTAACCCTGGTGTTACGCTGCATCAGTTCAATGTTAAGAATGAACAATTAGGTACAGTGGTAGAAGATAATTTAACGTCTCTGCTGCCTGACTTGTATATTAACGCGCAGCTAAAGAAATCAGAGAATCTTCGTTTTAATTATCGTGTAACCCGTTCGTTTACAGATGTCAGTAATTTTGCGCAAGGCTATGTGCTTAATAATTACAATTCGTTGTATAGTGGTAATCGCGATTTAGAAAGTGCATTGAACCATAATGTGTCGCTAAATTTTTTCAGCTTCAATATGTTCAATTTCACCAATATTTTTGCGAACGTAGCGTATACCAAAAGAATAGATGCATTAAAAAGCGGCGTGAATATTATTGGTATCAATAGGGTAAGTAGTACTATCAATTCTAATTTTGATGATGAATCTTTAACCGCAAGCGGAAAATATGAGCGTACTTTCGGTAAAATAAAAGCATCGATACAAGGTAATTTGGGTTGGTCTACTACAAACAACTTGGTTGACAACGCGCAACGAACATCAAATTCTTTGACACAGAATTATAATGCAGCGCTTTCTACTAATTTCAAAGACGCTCCTAATTTAGAACTAGGTTATAGATATACGGTAAACAATTACGAGAATGGAGATTTAGAAACCACATTTTATACGAGCAGGCCTTATGCTCGTTTTGATGCCAGTTTTTTAAAGAACTTCATATTTACGGTAGATTATGATTATTATAATTATAGCGATGGTGCCGATACCATTTCTAATACCTATAGTTTTTTAGAATCTGACCTTACATATCAAAAGAAAGATAGCCGTTGGGAATATGGTGTTAAAGGAACAAACCTATTAAACACTACTACATTAAATAAAGATAGTACCAACGAATTATTCTTTAGTACACAAGCCTATTTTGTACAACCTAGATATCCATTATTGTCTGTGAAGTATGATCTTTAA
- a CDS encoding CocE/NonD family hydrolase yields MPKITIKHFFTFILLATVLVSCRKTAPKVADAEVSDTYVADNYTKKEVDITMRDGIKLHTTVYSPKDISKEYPIIMQRTPYSSQPYGEGEFKTKIAPNIHMMQDGYIVVYQDVRGRWLSEGHYENMRAFNPDKKSEKDIDESSDTYDTIDWLVNNVENNNGNVGIWGISYPGYYSTYAVVDAHPALKAASPQASIADFFFDDFHHNGAYLLSYFRATSLFGTPRPDGDKPIDTAWYTLPDLPTEDQYQFFLDEGPLKNLDRFFEYETTDTPRMAKEGVTDDYFWNELKQHPNYDEMWQSKGLIQHLKNVKPTVATMVVAGEFDAEDLYGPLETYKNIEKYNADNYNTLVFGPWDHGGWARRKGQNIVGNYYFGDGISEFFQENIEAKFFDHFLKGNGDKNSGLPEAYVFDTGRKDWKTYDTWPPAGVVKKDMYLSADQELTFDPKAVEEVKFISDVKKPVPYSEDIKTVFTPRKYMTDDQRFAARRGDVLVFETEVMENDMTLAGDILAKLKVATTGTAADWIVKIIDVHPADEPAYEGMQDHLKMSNYHLMVRSEVLRGRFRNSFAEPEPFVANQKTDVTIKLQDVFHTIKKGHKLQVQVQSTWFPLIDLNPQTYVDNIFEADEADFKTQTHTVFTDSSIEFSVLE; encoded by the coding sequence ATGCCGAAGATTACCATCAAACATTTTTTCACCTTTATTTTACTAGCTACAGTGCTTGTTTCCTGTAGAAAAACAGCACCTAAAGTAGCAGACGCAGAAGTTTCTGACACCTACGTTGCAGACAATTACACGAAGAAAGAAGTCGATATCACCATGCGTGACGGCATTAAACTGCACACTACGGTGTATTCGCCAAAAGATATTTCAAAAGAATACCCGATTATCATGCAACGAACTCCCTATAGTTCACAACCATACGGAGAAGGTGAATTCAAGACAAAAATTGCTCCGAATATTCACATGATGCAAGATGGCTACATTGTCGTTTATCAAGATGTTCGTGGGCGTTGGTTAAGCGAAGGTCATTATGAGAACATGCGTGCTTTTAATCCCGATAAAAAATCGGAGAAAGATATCGATGAAAGCTCCGATACGTATGATACGATTGACTGGCTGGTAAATAATGTAGAAAACAATAATGGTAATGTGGGTATTTGGGGAATCTCCTATCCTGGTTACTATTCAACATATGCCGTTGTAGATGCACACCCGGCATTAAAAGCAGCTTCGCCACAGGCGAGTATTGCCGATTTCTTTTTTGATGATTTTCACCATAACGGAGCGTATTTGTTAAGTTATTTTAGAGCCACGTCATTATTCGGTACTCCTAGACCAGATGGCGATAAGCCTATTGATACGGCATGGTATACACTACCAGATTTACCGACCGAAGATCAGTACCAGTTCTTTTTAGATGAAGGTCCGCTGAAAAACCTAGATCGCTTCTTTGAATACGAAACTACCGATACGCCACGTATGGCAAAAGAAGGAGTAACCGATGATTATTTCTGGAACGAGCTAAAGCAACATCCTAATTATGATGAAATGTGGCAGAGTAAGGGCTTGATTCAGCACTTGAAAAATGTAAAACCTACAGTTGCCACTATGGTCGTTGCGGGTGAATTTGATGCTGAAGATTTATACGGACCATTAGAAACCTACAAGAATATTGAAAAGTACAATGCCGATAATTACAACACTTTGGTTTTCGGACCATGGGATCACGGCGGATGGGCACGAAGAAAAGGACAAAATATTGTGGGTAATTATTACTTCGGTGATGGTATATCTGAATTCTTTCAAGAGAATATAGAAGCCAAATTCTTTGACCACTTCTTAAAAGGAAATGGAGATAAAAATAGCGGTTTACCGGAAGCATACGTTTTTGATACCGGTAGAAAAGATTGGAAGACTTACGATACGTGGCCACCAGCAGGCGTAGTAAAAAAAGATATGTATTTATCTGCAGATCAAGAACTGACCTTTGATCCAAAAGCGGTTGAAGAGGTGAAGTTTATCAGTGATGTTAAAAAACCGGTTCCTTATTCTGAAGATATTAAAACGGTATTTACACCAAGAAAATACATGACAGACGATCAGCGTTTTGCGGCTCGTCGTGGCGATGTATTGGTGTTTGAAACCGAGGTGATGGAAAATGATATGACCTTGGCGGGTGATATTTTAGCGAAGTTAAAAGTAGCCACTACAGGTACGGCTGCAGATTGGATTGTAAAAATTATCGATGTTCACCCAGCAGATGAACCTGCCTATGAAGGCATGCAAGATCATTTGAAAATGAGTAATTATCATTTAATGGTACGTAGCGAGGTATTGCGTGGTAGATTTAGAAATAGCTTTGCAGAGCCAGAGCCATTTGTAGCGAACCAAAAGACAGACGTTACTATTAAGTTGCAAGATGTGTTCCATACCATTAAAAAAGGACACAAGTTACAAGTGCAAGTACAAAGCACTTGGTTTCCGTTAATAGATTTAAATCCACAGACTTACGTAGATAATATCTTCGAGGCAGATGAAGCAGATTTTAAAACTCAAACGCATACAGTGTTTACAGATTCTAGTATTGAGTTTTCTGTGTTGGAGTAG
- the metK gene encoding methionine adenosyltransferase codes for MPYLFTSESVSEGHPDKVADQISDALLDNFLAFDPESKVACETLVTTGQVVLAGEVKSDTYLDVQNIAREVINKIGYTKGEYQFSGDSCGVISLIHEQSQDISQGVDRGSKEEQGAGDQGMMFGYATSETENYMPLALDISHKILHTLAEMRRENREISYLRPDAKAQVTIEYSDTNEPIRIDTIVVSTQHDAFDADDEKMLAKIKSDIISILIPRVKAQLPADTQKLFDDQIKYHINPTGKFVIGGPHGDTGLTGRKIIVDTYGGKGAHGGGAFSGKDPSKVDRSAAYAARHAAKNLVAAGVATEILVQVSYAIGVVEPTSIYVDTYGTSKVGLSDGDIAKKVAQLFDMRPFAIEDRLKLRNPIYLETAAYGHMGKTPVTVTKVFESPYNGRIEKEVELFTWEKLDKVAEIKSAFNL; via the coding sequence ATGCCATATTTATTTACATCAGAATCTGTTAGTGAAGGACATCCGGACAAAGTTGCGGATCAAATCAGTGACGCGTTATTAGATAATTTTCTTGCCTTTGATCCAGAAAGTAAAGTTGCTTGTGAGACATTAGTAACTACTGGTCAAGTTGTATTAGCAGGTGAGGTAAAAAGTGATACCTATTTAGATGTACAGAACATTGCCCGTGAAGTCATCAATAAAATAGGATATACAAAAGGAGAATACCAGTTCAGTGGAGATTCTTGCGGAGTAATATCGTTGATACATGAGCAGTCTCAAGATATTAGCCAAGGTGTAGACCGTGGTTCAAAAGAAGAACAAGGTGCTGGTGATCAAGGTATGATGTTCGGTTACGCAACTAGCGAGACTGAGAACTACATGCCATTAGCTTTAGATATATCGCACAAAATTCTGCATACATTGGCAGAAATGCGTCGCGAGAATAGAGAGATTTCTTATCTAAGACCAGATGCAAAAGCACAGGTTACTATAGAATATTCAGATACCAATGAGCCAATACGTATAGATACTATTGTTGTTTCTACACAGCACGATGCTTTTGATGCAGATGATGAAAAAATGTTGGCAAAGATTAAGTCTGACATTATTTCAATTTTGATCCCTAGAGTAAAAGCACAATTGCCTGCAGATACTCAGAAATTATTCGATGATCAGATCAAGTATCATATTAACCCAACAGGGAAGTTTGTAATCGGTGGTCCGCATGGCGATACCGGTTTAACAGGTCGTAAGATTATTGTTGATACGTATGGTGGTAAAGGAGCTCACGGTGGTGGTGCTTTTAGTGGTAAAGATCCAAGTAAGGTAGACCGTAGTGCAGCTTATGCAGCACGTCATGCAGCAAAGAATTTAGTAGCTGCAGGTGTAGCAACTGAGATTTTGGTGCAAGTTAGTTATGCGATTGGTGTTGTAGAACCTACATCTATTTATGTAGATACCTACGGTACTTCTAAAGTGGGGTTGAGCGATGGTGATATTGCGAAGAAAGTAGCGCAGTTATTTGATATGAGACCTTTTGCTATTGAAGATCGCCTAAAACTAAGAAACCCAATTTATCTAGAAACCGCAGCATACGGACACATGGGTAAAACTCCCGTAACAGTTACCAAGGTTTTCGAATCTCCATATAATGGTCGTATCGAAAAAGAAGTGGAATTATTCACTTGGGAAAAATTAGATAAAGTAGCAGAGATAAAGTCAGCGTTTAATTTATAA